Sequence from the Petrotoga mexicana DSM 14811 genome:
CCATATTAACAACTATCTTCACAAGTTTTGGGACTTGTAATTCGTTTTTGTAGTTAAATTCTTTCATCATAGAGGGAATTACTACTTCTTTGTACCTGTCTTTCAGAGGTATATACTGAACTTTCTCCATTGATAGTCCTCCTTTTTGCTTCTTACCTTACCTACTTGATTTTTACAAGTTTTCAAAATTTGAATGAATTAAGACTTCTCTACTATTTCACCACATTTTTTGCAATATCTTACTTTACTTCCATCTTCAAGAAATTTAAATCCCACTCTTGTTTTTTGATCACAATTTGGACAAACTAACATAACGTTTGAAATATCAATAGGACTGGGTTGCTCGATAATTCCCCCTTCCCTCATCTTTTGAGTGGGCCTTTGATGTTTCTTGACGACGTTTACATTATCTACAATAACTTTTTTATCCTTTGGTATAACCCTTAAAACTTTGCTTCTTTTTCCTTTATCTTTTCCAGAAATTACTATTACAGTGTCATCTCTTTTTATTTTATACATATTTTCACCTCACCAAACTTCTTTTGCTAACGATGCTATTTTCGCATAGCCTTTTTCCCGCACTTCTCTGGCTACTGGGCCAAAAACCCTCGTCCCTAAAGGTAATTTATTTTTATCAACTAGTACTGCAGCATTGTCATCAAATCTAATATAGGTTCCATCTTTCCTTTTTATCTCTTTTTTCGTTCTGACAATAACGGCTTGAACTACTTGACCTTTTTTCAAATCTGTGTGAGGTATGGCTTCCCTAACGGAGCAAACAACGGTGTCTCCAACGGTTCCTTTTGATTTATGAAATCCTCCGAGTACTTTAATAACTCTTAAAACTTTTGCTCCAGAGTTATCAGCGACTCTAACTTTACTCTCTAGTTGTACCATCAACCTCACCTCCAAAGGCTTCTTGTACTTCTTCTTCAACTGACTCGGGTGTTTCAACTTCTTCCGATAAAATATTTTTTCTCACAATTCTTTTTAAAACAAAAGCCTTTGTTTTGGAAAGCTTTCTAGATTCTTCTATTTCAACAATATCACCGATCTCACATTCGTTATTTTCGTCATGTGCATGGTATCTTCTGGTTTTTTTAACAAATTTGTGGTATTTGGGATGTTTGGTAAGTCTGTCTGTTTCTACCGTTATCGTTTTGTCCATCGCATTGCTGACAACTTTTCCCGTTATTATCTTTTTAGACATGAAATTTACCTCCTTATTCCGAGTTCCCTTTCTTTGAGGATGGTCTTTATTCGAGCTATATCTTTCTTTACTTGCTTGATACTTGAAGAATTTTTTAGTTGTCCAAGTTCAAGTTGAAACCTCAATTGAAATAATTTTTCCTTTAAATTGTTTAATTCTTCATTGAGCTCTTCGTCTGTTAATTCTCTCATCTCAGTTATTCTCATCAGAGCTCCCCTCCTATTTCATATCTTTGAACTATCTTAGTCCTTATCGGTAGCTTGGAGGCGGCATACTCTAAGGCCCTTTTGGCAGTTGCTTCATCGACTCCACCTATCTCAAACATTACCCTTCCCTTCTTTACAACCGCTACCCAACCTTCTACATCACCTTTACCTTTTCCTTGCCTTGTTCCAATACCTTTGGAAGTTACTGGTTTATCTGGAAAAACGTTAATCCAAATATTTCCTGTTCTTTTTAAGGTTCTAACCATAGATAACCTACATGCTTCTATCTGTTGAGCGGTTATCCATGAACTTTCCATCGCTTTTAATCCCCAGTCACCAAAATGTACCAAACTAGCACCTTTTGTCATTCCTTTGACTGTTCCGCGTTGTTGTTTTCTGTATTTCACTCTTTTAGGCATTAACATTTAGGATTTCCTCCTTTTTTACCATTTCTACGATCTTTAGCATGCTTTAGCGCCCCTTTGCCCCGCTCCCCACCCTAAGGAAGAACACAATATTTTGTCCCTTCATTTCGTAGCTCCATCCATAAGGATGGGGAAAGATATCTTCACTCCGCTCCTTACCTTTTAGGATGAGCAGAAGACTTTGCCTCTTCATCTGGTAGCCCATCCATTTGGAAACATTATTGAATTATCGTATCTCCATGATAGACCCATACCTTTATTCCTATGGTGCCGTATTTAGTTTGAGAATGAACGATAGCGTAATCTATGTTTGATCTTAAGGTTTGAAGAGGTAATCTTCCTTCCATATACCATTCTGTTCTTGCTATTTCAGCACCACCAAGCCTGCCAGAAACCATAATTTTCACGCCTTTAGCGCCTCTTCTCATGGCGTTGCTTATAGCTCTTTTCATGGCAACTTTGTGCGAAACCCTTCTTTGAAGTTGACCCGATACATCTTCAGCTATGAGTTGAGCATCAACGTAAGGATTTTTTACTTCTTGAGCGTAGACCTTAACATTTTTATCGCCCACTATGTTTTTCAAATCATCTCTAATTTTTTTTATCTCTGAACCTTTTCGTCCGATCAAAATCCCTAGTCTTGCACCATAGATATCTATTCTTATTAACGAATCGCTGGGTCTTTCAATTAATATATCTGAAATTCCGGCAGCTTCGTAATTTGATTTTAGATAATTTCTTATCTTTTCATCTTCATGTAAATAATCAGAATAATTCTTTTCGTTAAACCATACAGATTTCCAATTTTTATTGTTTCCAAGCCTGAAGCCGTTTGGATGCACTTTTGATCCCACTTAATTCACCTCACTTTATTTATCGGCACTTTTGTCTCTCACGGTTATATAAATATGGCTCATTCTTTTTTGAAGAATATCTGCTCTTCCATGAGACCTTGGCCATAGTCTTTTTAGTCTAGGGCCTTCATTCACCATTATTTCAGAAACATAAAGATTTTCAGCGTTCAACCCAAAATTATTCTCGGCGTTGGCTATCGCGGACATCAAAGTTTTGTATAGTATACGTGCTGATTTTTTTGGACTGAAAGTGAGTATTTGAAGTGCTTCACTTATATCTTTATTTCTTATTGAGTTGGCCATGGATCTAACTTTTTTTGGTGATATTCTTACATACTTTGTAACTGCCCTAGCTTCAACAATTGGTTCAGCAGCTTCTTTTTCTTTTCTCAATCTATGATAAACAGACCTTTTTACTTTTCTACCATCTTCTTGAACTCTGGAAACATTATTAGTAGCCATAAACTACCCTCCTCAACCTTGCTTTTCTAACTTTCCTTTAACCGCTTTTTTGTCCGGATGCCCTCCAAACCTTCTGGTTGGAGAAAATTCACCTAATCTATGACCGATCATTTGTTCAGTTATATAAACCGGTATGTGTTTCATTCCGTTATGAACTGCTATTGTGTGCCCAACCATTTCTGGAAGGATCATTGAAGCTCTTGACCAAGTTTTAATGACTTTTTTTTCACCCTTTTCGTTCATCTCTCTAATTTTTTTAATAAGACTCGGATGAACATATGGACCTTTCTTTAAAGATCTTCCCACCTACTGCACCTCCTTGCTTTTCATGTTTTAGACACTTTAGAAACTCTAAAGCTTCTGTTAGCGTCCCTTTGCCACGTTTCCCATCCAAAGTGTCTACTTTACCCTTCTTCTTACAATAAATTTATCGGATTGTTTTTTTCCTCTTCTTGTTTTATATCCTTTAGCAGGGGTCCCCCATGGGGATTTAGGAATGTGACCTTTGCTCCTTCCTTCTCCACCACCCATTGGATGGTCTACTGGATTTTGTACCATACCTCTTACTTTAGGCCTTCTTCCTAACCATCTAGTTTTTCCTGCTTTACCGTAAACTTCATTGGAGTGTTCTTCGTTGCTTACTACACCGATGGTAGCCATACAACTCAAACGAACCCTTCTCAATTCTCCAGAAGGCATTTTTAAAAGTGCATATTTACCTTCTTTAGCCATTAACTGAGCATAGGTCCCTGCAGATTTTGCTATTTTTCCACCTCTGCCTGGTTCAAATTCTATGTTGTGCACAAGTGTACCCAAAGGAATGTTCTCCAAAGGTAAGCAGTTGCCAACTTTGATTTCAGCATTTGCACCACTCATTACAGTTTCTCCAACTTTTAATCCTTTGGGAGATAATATATACCTTTTTTCCCCATCGGCGTATACCAATAAAGCTATCCTTGCACTTCTGTTGGGGTCGTATTCTATTGAAGCAACTTTTGCAGGAATATTCTCTTTATTCCTTTTAAAGTCGATTATTCTGTATTTTCTTTTATGTCCACCACCACGATGCCTCATTGTAACTCGACCGTAATGGTTCCTTCCTCCAGTTTTTTTCAAAGGTTCCAACAAACTTTTTTCGGGTTTGACTTTTGATAATTCGGAAAAATCAGAAGTCGTCATATATCTTCGCGTTGGTGTTACGGGTTTGTATTGTTTTAACGCCATTATTTATTCACCTCTCTTACAAACTGCCTTGCAATTCTCTAATTACGTAACCTTCTCCTAATTTAACTATTGCTTTTTTCCATCCTCTTGTATATCCTTCACTTCTTCCTAATCTTTTCGGTTTCGGCTTCATATTCATTACGTACACTTTCTCTACTTTGACTTTGAATATTGTTTCGATGGCTTCCTTTATTTCTGGTTTGGTAGCATCTTTCGCAACTTCAAATGTATATTTTCGTTCTTGCATGAGAGAATAAGTTTTTTCTGTTAAGATCGGCCTAGTAATAATATCGTACGCTTTTTGAAGCTCCATCAGCCGATCACCTCCTCGATTTTATTCACCATTTCTTTGGTAAGTACAATTTTCTCATTGTTTATTAAATCAAATACATTCAAACCATCCACATTTTTTTTATTTTGTCCAGGATTATCAGCAATAATTACTTTCACCTTTGGTAAATTTCTTGCAGACAATTTGAAGTTTTCGTATTGTTCTTGCTTATAAGGAAATAAAAATAAGACCTTTGTACCATCCATACCAAATTGGGTCAAAATATTTTTTACATCTTTTGTTCTAGGTTTTTCAAATTTAACATCATCCAAAACAATTAAGTTATTTTCTCTATACCTGACACTCAATGCAGATTTTAATGCTAATCTTTTCATTTTTTTGTTGAGATCTTTGTGAAATTCCCTAGGTTTTGGTCCAAAAGCTACTCCACCGTGTCGGAAAATAGGAGATCTAATTGATCCGGCTCTTGCTCTACCTAAATGCTTTTGAGGCCACGGTTTTCGGCCTCCTCCCCTGACTTCACTTCTAGTTTTTGTCGAAGCTGTACCTGCCCTTTTGTTGGTTAATTGCATATCCACGTATCTATATAGTACATCCATATTTGGGTCGATATTAAAAATTTCATCTTTAATATCTAACGTTCCCACTTTTTCATTTTTAATGTTGTATACATCTATCTGTGACATTTTTTAATTGACCTCCTTACTTCATTTTTGGGCGTTTAGCCTTAACGGCTTCTCTTATTGTTACTAATCCGCCCCTCGCTCCTGGGACTCCACCTTTGACCGCTATTAGATTGTTTTGTACATCAATGTAAACTACCTCTGAGTTTTGAATGGTTACCCTTTCATTTCCGTATTGACCAGCCATTTTTTTCCCTTTGAATACCTTAGAAGGATAGGATGCATTTCCTGTTGATCCTAGATCTCTATGAAATTTTGAACCGTGAGTTTTCTCTCCCCCTGAAAAGTTCCATCTTTTCATAACTCCTGAGTATCCTCGGCCTTTTGATTTACCTATTAAATCAATCTTTTCTCCTTCAGAAAAAATTGATACATCAATTTTTTGACCGATTTCGTAATCATCGACATTGTCTACTCTAAATTCCCTTAAATATCTCATGGGTTGCACTTGTGCCTTTTTGAAGTGACCCATCAATGGTTTGTTTGCTTTTCTTTCCGGTATCTCTTCAAAACCTATCTGTATAGCGTTATATCCATCTGTTTCTACGGTTTTCTTTTGAACTACCACACATGGTCCAGCTTTGATAACTGTCACCGGGATGGCTTTATCGTCTTTAAAAATTCGTGTCATTGCAACTTTTTTACCTAAAATACTCTTCATTTTCACACCTCCAGAGCCCGAATGATATCCGTCTTAATTTTTTTAGATTTACAATGGCATTAAGCCTTTATGTCTACAGATACTCCTGCTGGAATATTGACTTTCAACAGTTTAGTAACCGTATCTGATGAAGCATTGTAGATATATATAACTCTTTTATGAACAACTTTTTCAAATTGTTCCATTGAATATGAATATTTGTGTGGGGATCTTATTACCGAATATACAGTTCTCTTATTTGGTAATGGAATAGGACCAGAAACTTTAGCTTCGGTATCTTTTACGGCATCAATAATTTTTTTTGATGATTCATCTAGTAATCTATGGTCGTATCCTTTCAATCTAATTTTTATGTACTTATTATTGGCCATATTTTTTTAAAAAGCCTCCTTTTAACTCATTAGTAAGGGGAGCTGAAGCTCCCCGTACAATAATACATTCAAATTGATTATTCAATTATTTCTGTAACAACACCGGCTCCTACTGTCCTTCCACCCTCTCTTATAGCGAATCTCATCCCTTCTTCAAGGGCTACAGGGTAAATCAGTTCTACTGTCATATTGATATTGTCACCAGGCATTACCATCTCTGCACCGCTGGAAAATTCTACAAGAGTTCCTGTAACGTCTGCTGTTCTAATATAAAACTGAGGTCTGTAACCTTTGGTAAAGGGTGTGTGTCTTCCTCCCTCTTCCTTTTTCAATACGTATACCTCAGCCTTGAATTTTTTGTGAGGAGTAATTGAACCTGGAGCGGCGAGGACTTGACCTCTTTTTACTTCATCTTTTTCTATACCTCTTAAAAGACATCCGACGTTGTCTCCAGCTTCACCTTCATCCAATATCTTTCTAAACATCTCAACACCGGTTACAACAGTCTTTTTTGTTTCATAGCTCAAACCAACTATTTCAACTTGATCTCCAGTGTGAACAACACCTCTTTCGATTCTTCCAGTAACAACCGTTCCCCTTCCAGTAATGCTGAAAATATCTTCTATGGGCATTAAGAAAGGCTTATCAGTTTCTCTGACTGGATCTGGAAAGTAATTATCAATCGCATCTAGAAGTTCGTATATCTTTTGTGTCCAAGGACCGTCTGGGCTGTCTTCTTCCAATGCTTTTAGGGCAGAACCTTTAACAACTGGGACTTCATCTCCAGGAAATTCGTAGCTACTTAGGAGATCTCTAACTTCCATTTCTACTAAGTCTATTAATTCTTCGTCATCAACCATGTCAACTTTGTTTATAAAAACAGCTATAGCAGGAACGTTAACCTGTCTTGCCAACAAAACATGTTCCCTTGTTTGTGGCATAACACCATCAGTTGCGGCTACAACCAAAATAGCTCCATCCATTTGAGCTGCCCCAGTTATCATATTTTTTATGTAGTCCGCATGACCTGGACAATCTATATGTGCATAATGCCTTTTTTCTGTTTGATATTCAATGTGTGAAACGTTGATGGTGATTCCCCTTGCTTTTTCTTCAGGAGCTTTATCTATCATGTCAAAAGGTGTAAAATCTGCCCAGCCTTTGTAAGATAAAGCCTTGGATATAGCGGCGGTTAAAGTTGTTTTCCCGTGGTCAATATGACCGATAGTTCCTACGTTCATGTGTGTCTTTTCCCTAACAAACTTCTCTTTAGCCATTGTTCTATCTCCTCCTTATAAATTATTATTGAACTTATTCTCTACTTAAGAGTTTTTGAGTTACTTGCTCCGGAACCTCCTCATAATGAGAAAATTGAATCGAACTGGTTGCTCTTCCTTGCGAAAGAGATCTCATTACTGTGGCGTATCCGAATAATTCTGATAATGGAACATGGGCATGTATTATTCTGGTATTCGTTCCTCCCACGTTTTCAAAACTCTCTACTCTTCCTCTTCTTGAGCTTAAATCGGCAATTATATCTCCCATGTATTCTTCAGGAGTTGTAACGTCCACTTTCATGACAGGCTCTAACAAAACTGGTTTGGCTCTCTTTACTGCATCTTTAAAAGCCATAGATGCAGCTATTTTAAAGGCCATTTCTGAAGAGTCAACTTCATGGTATGAACCATCAAAAACTTCCACTTTAATAGCCACCATTGGATATCCCAATAAGACGCCATCTTGCATACTTTCCTTAACACCATTCTCTATGGCTGGTATATATTCTTTTGGTATGACTCCTCCCACTATTTTATCAACAAATTCGAATTCTTTTTCGCTATTCAAAGGCAGCGGTTCAATTCTAAGTTTAACATGTCCGTACTGCCCACGACCTCCAGTTTGCCTTATATATTTACCTTCAGCTTCGGCTGGAAGTTTTATTGTTTCTTTATATGCTACACGCGGCTGACCTACTTTAACGTTCACCTTGTATTCTCTTTTAATTCTCTCAATGATAATTTCTAAGTGCAATTCTCCCATTCCAGATAATATGGTTTCTCCAGTATCGTGGTCGACGTAGCTTCTTAAACTTGGGTCTTCTTCTGTTAATGCATTTAGGGCTTTACCCAATTTTGCTTCATCATCTTTGGTTTCAGGTTCTATGGAGACCGAAATAACAGGTTCTGGGAATTCAAGTTTTTCTAGAACTATATTACATTCTTTATCTGAGAGTGTATCCCCTGTAGAAGTATCCTTTAAGCCAATTAATCCAACAATGTCTCCAGCCCTTATGTAATCAACTTCTTCCCTTTTGTCAGCATGGAGAAAAACAAGTCTAGATACCCTTTCTGTCTTATTTTTAGTTGTATTGACCACGTAGCTGCCCTTATTTAAAGTACCGGAATAAACTCTAGCAAAAGTCAACTTACCAATAAAAGGGTCCGCCATTATTTTAAAAGCCAACGCAAAAAAATCTTCGTCTTTGGAAGGATGAATATCTTTTACATATTCCCCCGTCCTTTCATCAAACGCCTTAACAGGGGGCATATCTAATGGCGACGGCAGATAATCGATAACTCCATCCAACACGGGTTGTATACCTTTGTTTTTAAAAGCACTTCCACAAAAAACAGGTACTATTTTGTTTTGAATAGTGGCTTTTCTTATCGCTTCTTTTAATTTAGCCAGGGGAATTTCTTCCTCTTCTATATAAAGTTCCATTATATCTTCATCAACCTCCGCAATTGCGGCAATTAACTCTTCTCTCTTCGATTCACAAAAATCTATTAAATCATCTGGAATACTGGTTCTTTCGATTGTTTGGCCACTTTCATCTTTCCAATAAAGTGCTTCCATAGTTAGTAAATCAACTACACCTTCAAAATCCGACTCAGAACCTATTGGAACTTGCAAAGCAACAGGATTCGCACCCAACTTATCTTTCATTGTTTGTATAGCGTTAAAAAAATTCGCTCCTATTTTATCCATTTTATTCATAAAAGCAATTCTCGGCACTCTGTACCTGTCAGCTTGCCGCCAAACAGTTTCAGATTGTGGTTCAACTCCAACTTGAGCGTCAAAAACGGCAACCGCCCCATCTAAAACACGTAATGATCTTTCCACCTCAACCGTAAAATCAACGTGGCCTGGTGTATCAATTATATTTATCCTATGATCCTTCCAAAAGGCGGACGTTGCAGCGGAGGTTATGGTAATCCCTCTCTCTTTTTCTTGATCCATCCAATCTGTTTCAGTTGTACCTTCATCAACATTCCCTAATTTGTGTTTTGTCCCCGCATAAAACAAAATTCTTTCGGTAGTAGTTGTTTTCCCTGCATCTATATGCGCAACTATTCCTATATTTCTTATTTTTTCTATGGGGTATAATCTTTCTTTCAAAACAATCCCTCCTAAAACTGCTATACTACCATCTGAAATGTGCAAAAGCTCTATTCGCTTCAGCCATCCTGTGAACGTCTTCTTTCTTTTTTACGGCAGGTCCCGTATTGTTGTACGCGTCTATCAGTTCTTGAGATAATTTACTAATCATATCTCTTCCTTTTTTTGATTGTGCAGAAGTAACTATCCATCTTATAGCTAAAGATGTGGCTCTGTTTTCAGGTACTTCAAAAGGTACTTGATATGTTGAACCCCCAACCCTTCTTGATCTTACTTCTACCACAGGTTTAACATTATCTATCGCTTTATGAAAAGCCTCTATTGGATCTTCTTTTGTTGCTTCAGCCAATCTTTCCAAAGAAGAATACACTATTTTTTGAGCTAAAGATTTTTTCCCATCATACATTAACCTGTTTATAAATTTAGAAAGTAAAATATCTCCGTAAACGGGATCTGGAACTATGTTTCTTTTCTCAGCAGTTCTTCTTCTCATTCAGTAAAGAACCTCCTTATTAAGCCTTTGGTTTTTTGGTACCATATTTACTTCTACTTTGTTTTCTACCTTCAACTCCAGCAGCATCCAAAGCTCCTCTGATTATCTTATACCTTACACCAGGTAAATCTTTTACCCTTCCACCTCTTACCAAAACGTTAGAATGTTCTTGTAGGTTATGACCTTCTCCAGGTATATAACAAGTTACTTCAATTCCATTCGATAGTTTAACCCTTGCAATCTTTCTTAAAGCTGAATTAGGTTTTTTCGGGGTCATAGTTGATACCCTTACACAAACACCTCGTTTTTGAGGGTTACCTCGTAATGCAGGAGATTTGGTCTTTTTCTTTACAGATTTTCTTCCATATCTTATTAATTGATTAATCGTTGGCACTTAGATTTCTCTCATTTCAAGGGAAGCCACTAAATAAGTGCCCTCAAAAATGAGAGTTCACCTCCTTCTGCTTTATTTTAATTTATATTAGTAAAATATATATATTTTTCGTATATTTGAAAAAATAAGAAAACGCCAGTGGATATTTTACATTATTAGACCTTAATTAAAAATTAATTAAATATAACAATTTAAATAATTTATCGTTATTTATAATTGATTTTCAAACGGTTGACCATTCCCTCAGGAATTTTTTTGATAAAATCGTTTTCCTTTTTTACAAAATAAAATGAATTCCTTAAATAAGGGTTGGTCGTTCCAGTCAGTTGTTTCAAAATGTATAATTCATTCTTTGCCCTTGTTATGGCAACATAGAAGAGCCTTTCTTCTTCATCTAATTTTTGTTCTTTAATTGCAAGTCCGTTGGGAAAATCTCCTGGATTCACCGATATGAGAATAACTACTTTCCACTCCAACCCCTTTGCTCCATGAATCGTTGTGAGAGTTAACTTATTCTCATCATTGACCCCGTTCGTGGCGTTCTTTTTTTCATCGTTCGCGGGTATTACCCCTAGCTCTTCACTGAGCGTCAAATCTTCTATAAAAGCACCCACGGAATCGTATCGACTGGCAATTTCACTGAATCTTTCAATATCCATGTTCCTTGATTTAGAATCAGTAAAAGTTAAGAAAGAATATTCTTGGTAGAAATCTTGATAAATGACATCTATCAACTCATCAGGACTACTTTCTTTCTTTTCAAAAAGTTTTGTCAATAATTCCAGGGGTGTTTTGAACTTTTTTATTTCAGTTTCCTTCAATATATTTGAGATGTTATCGTTTTCCTCATTTATTCGAGTTTCTATCTCTTCATAGATCTTTGATGCAGTTTTGTTACCAATCCCAGGAAATAATTTTAAAACTCTCATCCATGAAATCTTATCCAAAGGATTGTTTAATACCTTTAAAAAAGCCAATATATCTTTAATATGTGCGGTTTCGATGAATCTCAATCCCGATAGTATTCTGTAAGGAATACCTTTTGAATCCAATTTTTGCTGTAATACCATAGATAGTGAATGTGATCTATATAGTACAGCGATATCTTTGTAATCTAAACCTTCTTTTAATTTATCTTTTATGATTTTGGTTACGGCATCGGCTTGTTCCAAATCGTCAAAAGTTTCCACAACAAAAGGTTTTAAATAACTTTTTCTTATAGGCTTGAGGACTTTAGGTACAGAGTTAGAAGGTATTAAATGATTAATAAAACCTACTATATCAGAGGTACTTCTGTAATTACTTTGTATTTTGAAAACTTTTGTTCTGTCATCTTCTATAAAATCTTTTACGTTTTTAAATAAAGCTCCTCTAAAAGAATATATGCTTTGAGAATCGTCTCCAACAACTATCAAATTTCCATGAACCGAGGATAAAGCCTCAACCAAT
This genomic interval carries:
- the rplC gene encoding 50S ribosomal protein L3; the encoded protein is MKSILGKKVAMTRIFKDDKAIPVTVIKAGPCVVVQKKTVETDGYNAIQIGFEEIPERKANKPLMGHFKKAQVQPMRYLREFRVDNVDDYEIGQKIDVSIFSEGEKIDLIGKSKGRGYSGVMKRWNFSGGEKTHGSKFHRDLGSTGNASYPSKVFKGKKMAGQYGNERVTIQNSEVVYIDVQNNLIAVKGGVPGARGGLVTIREAVKAKRPKMK
- the rpsS gene encoding 30S ribosomal protein S19 is translated as MGRSLKKGPYVHPSLIKKIREMNEKGEKKVIKTWSRASMILPEMVGHTIAVHNGMKHIPVYITEQMIGHRLGEFSPTRRFGGHPDKKAVKGKLEKQG
- the rplW gene encoding 50S ribosomal protein L23, whose product is MELQKAYDIITRPILTEKTYSLMQERKYTFEVAKDATKPEIKEAIETIFKVKVEKVYVMNMKPKPKRLGRSEGYTRGWKKAIVKLGEGYVIRELQGSL
- the tuf gene encoding elongation factor Tu, which translates into the protein MAKEKFVREKTHMNVGTIGHIDHGKTTLTAAISKALSYKGWADFTPFDMIDKAPEEKARGITINVSHIEYQTEKRHYAHIDCPGHADYIKNMITGAAQMDGAILVVAATDGVMPQTREHVLLARQVNVPAIAVFINKVDMVDDEELIDLVEMEVRDLLSSYEFPGDEVPVVKGSALKALEEDSPDGPWTQKIYELLDAIDNYFPDPVRETDKPFLMPIEDIFSITGRGTVVTGRIERGVVHTGDQVEIVGLSYETKKTVVTGVEMFRKILDEGEAGDNVGCLLRGIEKDEVKRGQVLAAPGSITPHKKFKAEVYVLKKEEGGRHTPFTKGYRPQFYIRTADVTGTLVEFSSGAEMVMPGDNINMTVELIYPVALEEGMRFAIREGGRTVGAGVVTEIIE
- the rplD gene encoding 50S ribosomal protein L4, giving the protein MSQIDVYNIKNEKVGTLDIKDEIFNIDPNMDVLYRYVDMQLTNKRAGTASTKTRSEVRGGGRKPWPQKHLGRARAGSIRSPIFRHGGVAFGPKPREFHKDLNKKMKRLALKSALSVRYRENNLIVLDDVKFEKPRTKDVKNILTQFGMDGTKVLFLFPYKQEQYENFKLSARNLPKVKVIIADNPGQNKKNVDGLNVFDLINNEKIVLTKEMVNKIEEVIG
- the rplX gene encoding 50S ribosomal protein L24, translating into MYKIKRDDTVIVISGKDKGKRSKVLRVIPKDKKVIVDNVNVVKKHQRPTQKMREGGIIEQPSPIDISNVMLVCPNCDQKTRVGFKFLEDGSKVRYCKKCGEIVEKS
- the rpsJ gene encoding 30S ribosomal protein S10, which translates into the protein MANNKYIKIRLKGYDHRLLDESSKKIIDAVKDTEAKVSGPIPLPNKRTVYSVIRSPHKYSYSMEQFEKVVHKRVIYIYNASSDTVTKLLKVNIPAGVSVDIKA
- the rpmC gene encoding 50S ribosomal protein L29, with translation MRITEMRELTDEELNEELNNLKEKLFQLRFQLELGQLKNSSSIKQVKKDIARIKTILKERELGIRR
- the rplN gene encoding 50S ribosomal protein L14, coding for MVQLESKVRVADNSGAKVLRVIKVLGGFHKSKGTVGDTVVCSVREAIPHTDLKKGQVVQAVIVRTKKEIKRKDGTYIRFDDNAAVLVDKNKLPLGTRVFGPVAREVREKGYAKIASLAKEVW
- the rplP gene encoding 50S ribosomal protein L16; this encodes MLMPKRVKYRKQQRGTVKGMTKGASLVHFGDWGLKAMESSWITAQQIEACRLSMVRTLKRTGNIWINVFPDKPVTSKGIGTRQGKGKGDVEGWVAVVKKGRVMFEIGGVDEATAKRALEYAASKLPIRTKIVQRYEIGGEL
- the rpsC gene encoding 30S ribosomal protein S3, producing the protein MGSKVHPNGFRLGNNKNWKSVWFNEKNYSDYLHEDEKIRNYLKSNYEAAGISDILIERPSDSLIRIDIYGARLGILIGRKGSEIKKIRDDLKNIVGDKNVKVYAQEVKNPYVDAQLIAEDVSGQLQRRVSHKVAMKRAISNAMRRGAKGVKIMVSGRLGGAEIARTEWYMEGRLPLQTLRSNIDYAIVHSQTKYGTIGIKVWVYHGDTIIQ
- the rplV gene encoding 50S ribosomal protein L22 gives rise to the protein MATNNVSRVQEDGRKVKRSVYHRLRKEKEAAEPIVEARAVTKYVRISPKKVRSMANSIRNKDISEALQILTFSPKKSARILYKTLMSAIANAENNFGLNAENLYVSEIMVNEGPRLKRLWPRSHGRADILQKRMSHIYITVRDKSADK
- the rplB gene encoding 50S ribosomal protein L2 gives rise to the protein MALKQYKPVTPTRRYMTTSDFSELSKVKPEKSLLEPLKKTGGRNHYGRVTMRHRGGGHKRKYRIIDFKRNKENIPAKVASIEYDPNRSARIALLVYADGEKRYILSPKGLKVGETVMSGANAEIKVGNCLPLENIPLGTLVHNIEFEPGRGGKIAKSAGTYAQLMAKEGKYALLKMPSGELRRVRLSCMATIGVVSNEEHSNEVYGKAGKTRWLGRRPKVRGMVQNPVDHPMGGGEGRSKGHIPKSPWGTPAKGYKTRRGKKQSDKFIVRRRVK
- the rpsQ gene encoding 30S ribosomal protein S17, with the translated sequence MSKKIITGKVVSNAMDKTITVETDRLTKHPKYHKFVKKTRRYHAHDENNECEIGDIVEIEESRKLSKTKAFVLKRIVRKNILSEEVETPESVEEEVQEAFGGEVDGTTRE